A stretch of Saccharothrix texasensis DNA encodes these proteins:
- a CDS encoding non-ribosomal peptide synthetase has product MDVEHLSPANVHDLFSARVRADPDHTAVVCGRERLTFRDLAARVDRAAGGLRGVRPEEPVGLLLERGVDAVVALLAILRAGGAVVPLAVDLPDARLGDLLADARARVVLTRESLAHRLPGVRTAFIEDDHPPAAAARVTPDHLAYVLHTSGSTGRPNGVLATHRGLLALFAHHEAGLFAHPARLKVAHTAGLGFDAMWLPLLWMLAGHEVHVIDDDTLADPRTLVDHVVRTGIDVLDETPSRLRELLRAGLLAGDRRPGIVVTGGEPVDPDLCASLVAAGVTAHNAYGTTEVAVESLLCPVTEVDHAVLGRPIAGARAHVLDEHLRPADEGELYLAGPGLARGYLGRAGLTAASFVADPHGPPGSRMYRTGDLVRRRPDGLLDHLGRTGGHVKVRGARVDPGEVEAALLRHPDVSAAAVVLRDARLVAYVVADRPPEALRSHLAELLPAPAVPSLIVPLAALPLTANGKLDRDHLPEPPRPGPVTPPRTPAEERVAAVWQDVLGVERVGAHDDFVALGGDSILAMRVVAALDRDLPARRVFALRTVEALAAELSADRDRPEAPAATGGTSAPLSFAQERLWFLDQFSPGGAEYTTAAGFRLRGHLDLDALGVALTRLVARHEQLRTTFHTVDGRGAQVVGPPYEVRPELGAETDLADFVARPFDLGAGPLLRAAVLAAGDGHLLVLCLHHIVTDGWSMGVLADELGRCYSAAARGAEADLGPLPLRYTDFARRQRAGLTGAVLDAQLAHWERRLAGMAALDLPTDRPRPPVRTTAGATHRRTLPASVASGLAELGRAHGATLFTTLVAATQAFLARLSGQRDIAVGTVTSGRDHPDLAGLVGFFVNTVVIRSQVDPRLSFADHLARVKATVRDALDHDEVPFHRLVELLRPDRDAARSPLVDVVVALQNAPAAPPVLAGLDVEEFDPPRHAAAFDLTLEFTRDARGLHLAVEHSTDLFDAATVTRLVDRFAVLLADVTADPGRPLSRLRLLAPDERQRVLHDWTSGAPSPDRTITGRFAERVAERPDAVAVTCDGTSLTYRELDAATNRLANGLLAGGVRPEDRVGLCAPRGLPAVIALLGILKAGAAFVPLDPGYPPTRLADMIADSGARLVLAPADLRDRLPADVEVVDPGSHAARPAHAPPVVVRPRNAAYVMFTSGSTGRPKGVLVEHRSVARLAEGDPFPIGPHDVVAQCSTLSFDASTFEIWAALLSGARLAVSSGTLLSGDDVRGFVAAHGVTVLWLTAGLFHEIAAADPGAFTGLRQLGSGGDVISPEHCAAVLRHVPDLRIVDGYGPTEGTTFASAHVVRPADLAGRLPIGRPVTGARCYVLDENLDPAPVGTPGQLHLGGAGLARGYLGHPGLTAQRFVADPFGDGGRLYRTGDVVRWRADGLLEFLGRADDQVKIRGFRVEPGEVEAALRRHPDVTEVVVVPHEHVPGHRQLVAYVVAGAGADELRGFLADRLPPHLVPAVFVPLPALPLMVNGKVDRRALPPPRARSTRTHVPPSGPHEEALARAWAEVLGAERVGADDNFFALGGDSILSIQVVSRARELGVWVTPRDVFLHQTLAAVAAHATTGRTAPAEPATGAVPLTPVQRWFLATSPNPAHFTQWVEVELDPDVDVAALRAAVEALPARHDLLRARFSQVDGQWAQHVPDEVGEVFFAEVEPELPPAGGPLFRAVLSTGRLVLSAHHLVVDGVSWRILLEDLATGYRQAVAGEDVDLGPRTTSFREWARRLRAHAEAGGFAEHLPYWETAVSGTAADHLSEHPAAEAAELPERTVAVRLPAEETAALLRGASAAYRAGAEDVLVAAIGKVLSRWSGLDRVPLELEGHGREDLFAGVDLSRTVGWFTALFPFTAPAPGPDWGAAVRAVKERLRAAHRHGVSHGALRWLTATHPAGHRPLARVNYLGRFDAVFARVPGGVRLAKPPTIAPRLDVTAAVTPSGELEVEWAHAPDAHPTPVVARLAEDVLTALREISAHCAGPGAGGVTPSDFPLAGLTQEELDRIAGDGRSVEDVYPLTPVQAGMLFHSLSQPGAYVEQLHLTLPDASPDGLARAWRRVVDAIPALRTTVVWEGVRSPVQVVWRSVETPIARHDWADADEERWRRLVADDRAAGFDLSKSLTRLTFVRTGDRAVRLLWTFHHLVLDGWSAFQVLSEVLGEPRARRPFRDHVARVLSQDPGEERWRAALSGFRGPTALPYDRPPDRAHLSCSSAVCRVEAPDGVRAFARRNRLTLSTVVQGAWALLLARHGGTRDVCFGLVVSGRTPDLPGADTVVGMLVNTVPVRLRVRTEDVPGWLAGVQAQGRPAEHAALTDIRRWAGLPAGTRLFDSVVVVENYPVDQGLAAVDVQAVESTNYPLHLVVHDAEPLAVQLGYDPALFDAATAAGLVEEFVALLTGLADTTLPPAADDEPPARPPAAAPPRFVPPATPGERAVAEVLGEVLGVRRVGRADDFFALGGDSVLAIRVAARLRPIFGRTVPPRTLFDHPTVGALAATLGATAAEDAETRDYQL; this is encoded by the coding sequence ATGGATGTCGAGCATTTGTCGCCCGCGAACGTCCACGACCTCTTCTCGGCGCGCGTGCGCGCCGATCCCGACCACACCGCGGTGGTGTGCGGCCGGGAGCGGCTGACCTTCCGCGACCTCGCCGCGCGGGTCGACCGCGCGGCCGGCGGCCTGCGCGGCGTGCGCCCGGAGGAGCCGGTCGGCCTGCTCCTCGAACGGGGCGTGGACGCGGTCGTGGCGCTGCTGGCCATCCTGAGAGCGGGCGGTGCGGTCGTGCCGCTGGCCGTCGACCTGCCCGACGCGCGCTTGGGCGACCTGCTGGCCGACGCCCGTGCGCGGGTCGTGCTGACCCGCGAGTCGCTCGCGCACCGGCTGCCCGGTGTCCGCACCGCGTTCATCGAGGACGACCACCCGCCGGCGGCGGCGGCGCGCGTCACGCCCGACCACCTCGCCTACGTCCTGCACACGTCCGGGTCGACCGGCCGCCCGAACGGCGTCCTGGCCACCCACCGCGGCCTGCTCGCGCTGTTCGCCCACCACGAGGCCGGGCTGTTCGCGCACCCCGCGCGGCTGAAGGTCGCCCACACCGCCGGCCTGGGCTTCGACGCGATGTGGCTGCCGCTGCTGTGGATGCTGGCCGGGCACGAGGTCCACGTGATCGACGACGACACGCTCGCCGACCCCCGGACCCTGGTCGACCACGTCGTGCGCACCGGGATCGACGTGCTGGACGAGACGCCGTCACGGCTGCGCGAACTCCTGCGCGCCGGCCTGCTCGCCGGCGACCGCCGACCCGGGATCGTGGTCACCGGCGGCGAACCGGTCGACCCGGACCTGTGCGCGAGCCTGGTCGCCGCGGGCGTCACCGCCCACAACGCCTACGGCACCACCGAAGTCGCGGTGGAGAGCCTGCTGTGCCCGGTGACCGAGGTCGACCACGCGGTGCTGGGCCGCCCGATCGCCGGCGCCCGCGCCCACGTGCTGGACGAGCACCTGCGCCCGGCCGACGAGGGTGAGCTGTACCTGGCCGGCCCCGGCCTGGCGCGCGGCTACCTCGGCCGGGCCGGGCTGACCGCCGCGTCGTTCGTGGCCGACCCGCACGGCCCGCCGGGCAGCCGGATGTACCGCACCGGCGACCTGGTGCGCCGCCGCCCGGACGGCCTGCTCGACCACCTCGGCCGGACCGGCGGGCACGTCAAGGTGCGCGGCGCGCGGGTCGACCCGGGCGAGGTCGAGGCGGCGTTGCTGCGGCACCCGGACGTGTCCGCCGCCGCCGTGGTGCTCCGGGACGCCAGGCTGGTCGCGTACGTCGTGGCCGACCGGCCGCCGGAGGCGCTGCGGTCGCACCTCGCGGAGCTCCTGCCCGCCCCGGCGGTGCCGTCGCTGATCGTGCCGCTGGCCGCGCTCCCGTTGACCGCCAACGGCAAGCTCGACCGCGACCACCTGCCGGAGCCCCCGCGACCCGGACCCGTGACGCCGCCCCGCACCCCGGCGGAGGAGCGGGTGGCCGCCGTGTGGCAGGACGTGCTGGGCGTCGAGCGGGTCGGCGCGCACGACGACTTCGTGGCGCTGGGCGGTGACTCCATCCTGGCCATGCGGGTCGTGGCGGCGCTGGACCGCGACCTGCCCGCACGGCGGGTGTTCGCGCTGCGCACGGTCGAGGCGCTCGCGGCGGAGCTGTCCGCCGACCGCGACCGGCCGGAGGCGCCCGCCGCGACGGGCGGGACGTCCGCGCCGCTGTCGTTCGCCCAGGAACGCCTGTGGTTCCTGGACCAGTTCTCGCCCGGCGGGGCCGAGTACACCACCGCGGCCGGGTTCCGGCTGCGCGGCCACCTCGACCTGGACGCCCTGGGCGTCGCGCTGACCCGGCTGGTCGCCCGGCACGAGCAGCTGCGCACCACGTTCCACACCGTCGACGGCCGCGGCGCCCAGGTCGTCGGACCGCCCTACGAGGTCCGCCCGGAGCTGGGCGCGGAAACCGACCTCGCCGACTTCGTCGCCCGACCGTTCGACCTGGGCGCCGGACCGCTGCTGCGCGCAGCCGTGCTGGCCGCCGGGGACGGGCACCTGCTCGTGCTGTGCCTGCACCACATCGTCACCGACGGCTGGTCGATGGGTGTGCTGGCCGACGAGCTGGGCCGGTGCTACTCCGCCGCGGCGCGCGGCGCGGAAGCCGACCTCGGGCCGTTGCCCCTGCGCTACACCGACTTCGCCCGCCGGCAGCGCGCCGGGCTGACCGGGGCCGTGCTGGACGCGCAGCTCGCCCACTGGGAACGGCGGCTGGCCGGGATGGCGGCGCTCGACCTGCCGACCGACCGGCCACGCCCACCCGTGCGGACGACGGCCGGCGCGACCCACCGCCGCACCCTGCCGGCCAGCGTCGCCTCGGGGCTGGCGGAGCTGGGCCGAGCGCACGGCGCGACGCTGTTCACCACGCTCGTCGCGGCCACGCAGGCGTTCCTGGCCCGCCTGAGCGGTCAGCGCGACATCGCCGTCGGCACGGTCACCTCCGGCCGCGACCACCCCGACCTGGCCGGTCTCGTCGGCTTCTTCGTCAACACCGTGGTGATCCGCTCGCAGGTCGACCCCCGACTGTCCTTCGCGGACCACCTGGCCCGGGTCAAGGCGACCGTCCGCGACGCGCTCGACCACGACGAGGTGCCGTTCCACCGGCTGGTGGAGCTGCTGCGGCCCGACCGCGACGCCGCCCGCTCACCACTGGTCGACGTGGTGGTGGCGCTGCAGAACGCGCCGGCCGCGCCGCCCGTCCTGGCCGGCCTCGACGTGGAGGAGTTCGACCCGCCGCGCCACGCCGCCGCGTTCGACCTGACCCTGGAGTTCACCCGCGACGCCCGCGGGCTGCACCTGGCCGTGGAGCACAGCACCGACCTGTTCGACGCCGCCACCGTCACCCGGTTGGTCGACCGGTTCGCGGTGCTGCTCGCGGACGTCACCGCCGACCCGGGCCGGCCGCTGTCCCGGTTGCGGCTGCTCGCGCCGGACGAACGACAGCGGGTGCTGCACGACTGGACCTCCGGCGCGCCGAGCCCGGACCGCACGATCACCGGCCGCTTCGCCGAACGCGTCGCCGAACGGCCCGACGCGGTCGCCGTGACCTGCGACGGCACGTCCCTCACCTACCGCGAGCTCGACGCGGCGACCAACCGGCTGGCCAACGGCCTGCTGGCCGGTGGCGTGCGGCCCGAGGACCGCGTCGGCCTGTGCGCGCCACGCGGCCTGCCCGCGGTCATCGCGCTGCTCGGCATCCTCAAGGCGGGCGCCGCGTTCGTGCCGCTGGACCCCGGCTACCCGCCGACCCGGCTGGCCGACATGATCGCCGACTCCGGCGCCCGCCTGGTGCTCGCGCCCGCCGACCTGCGCGACCGGCTGCCCGCCGACGTCGAGGTCGTCGACCCGGGCTCGCACGCCGCACGGCCGGCGCACGCGCCACCGGTCGTGGTGCGGCCCCGCAACGCCGCGTACGTCATGTTCACCTCCGGCTCCACCGGCCGGCCCAAGGGCGTGCTGGTCGAGCACCGGTCGGTCGCCCGGCTCGCCGAGGGCGACCCGTTCCCGATCGGCCCGCACGACGTGGTGGCGCAGTGCTCCACGCTGTCGTTCGACGCCTCCACGTTCGAGATCTGGGCCGCGCTGCTGTCCGGCGCCCGGCTGGCGGTGTCCTCGGGCACCCTGCTGTCCGGGGACGACGTGCGCGGGTTCGTCGCCGCGCACGGCGTCACCGTGCTGTGGCTGACCGCCGGCCTGTTCCACGAGATCGCCGCCGCCGACCCCGGCGCGTTCACCGGGTTGCGCCAGCTCGGCAGCGGCGGCGACGTGATCTCGCCCGAGCACTGCGCCGCCGTGCTGCGGCACGTGCCCGACCTGCGGATCGTGGACGGCTACGGCCCCACCGAGGGCACCACGTTCGCCTCCGCGCACGTGGTGCGCCCGGCGGACCTGGCGGGTCGGCTGCCGATCGGGCGGCCGGTCACCGGAGCCCGCTGCTACGTGCTGGACGAGAACCTCGACCCGGCGCCGGTCGGCACGCCCGGCCAGCTGCACCTCGGCGGCGCCGGCCTGGCGCGCGGCTACCTCGGCCACCCCGGGCTGACCGCGCAGCGCTTCGTCGCGGACCCGTTCGGGGACGGCGGCAGGCTCTACCGCACGGGTGACGTGGTGCGCTGGCGCGCCGACGGGCTCCTCGAGTTCCTGGGCCGCGCCGACGACCAGGTCAAGATCCGCGGGTTCCGGGTCGAGCCGGGCGAGGTCGAAGCGGCCCTGCGCCGCCACCCGGACGTCACCGAGGTCGTCGTCGTGCCGCACGAGCACGTGCCGGGGCACCGGCAGCTCGTCGCCTACGTCGTCGCGGGCGCGGGCGCCGACGAGCTGCGCGGGTTCCTGGCCGACCGGCTGCCGCCGCACCTCGTGCCCGCCGTGTTCGTGCCGCTGCCCGCGTTGCCGCTCATGGTCAACGGCAAGGTGGACCGCCGGGCCCTGCCACCCCCGCGCGCGCGCTCGACCCGCACCCACGTCCCGCCGTCGGGACCGCACGAGGAAGCGCTGGCCCGCGCGTGGGCGGAGGTGCTGGGCGCCGAGCGGGTCGGCGCGGACGACAACTTCTTCGCCCTCGGCGGCGACTCGATCCTCAGCATCCAGGTGGTGTCGCGGGCCCGGGAGCTGGGCGTGTGGGTGACACCGCGGGACGTGTTCCTGCACCAGACCCTCGCCGCGGTCGCCGCGCACGCCACCACCGGGCGGACCGCGCCCGCGGAGCCCGCGACCGGCGCCGTGCCGCTGACGCCGGTCCAGCGGTGGTTCCTGGCCACGTCGCCGAACCCGGCGCACTTCACCCAGTGGGTGGAGGTCGAGCTCGACCCGGACGTGGACGTCGCGGCGCTGCGGGCGGCGGTCGAGGCGCTGCCGGCCCGGCACGACCTGCTGCGCGCGCGGTTCTCCCAGGTCGACGGGCAGTGGGCGCAGCACGTGCCGGACGAGGTCGGCGAGGTCTTCTTCGCCGAGGTGGAGCCGGAACTGCCGCCGGCCGGCGGACCGCTGTTCCGGGCGGTGCTGTCGACCGGGCGGCTGGTGCTGTCCGCGCACCACCTGGTCGTGGACGGCGTGTCCTGGCGGATCCTGCTGGAGGACCTGGCCACCGGCTACCGGCAGGCCGTCGCCGGCGAGGACGTCGACCTCGGGCCGAGGACGACCTCGTTCCGCGAGTGGGCGCGGCGGCTGCGGGCGCACGCCGAGGCCGGCGGGTTCGCCGAACACCTCCCGTACTGGGAGACCGCCGTGTCCGGGACGGCCGCGGACCACCTGTCCGAGCACCCGGCGGCGGAGGCGGCGGAACTGCCCGAGCGGACGGTGGCGGTGCGGCTGCCCGCCGAGGAGACGGCCGCGCTGCTGCGCGGCGCTTCGGCCGCCTACCGCGCCGGAGCCGAGGACGTGCTGGTCGCCGCGATCGGGAAGGTGCTGTCGCGGTGGAGCGGACTGGACCGCGTGCCGCTGGAGCTGGAGGGGCACGGGCGGGAGGACCTGTTCGCCGGGGTCGACCTGTCCCGCACGGTCGGCTGGTTCACCGCGCTGTTCCCGTTCACCGCACCGGCGCCCGGCCCTGACTGGGGCGCGGCGGTGCGGGCGGTGAAGGAGCGGTTGCGCGCCGCGCACCGGCACGGGGTGAGCCACGGCGCCCTGCGGTGGTTGACCGCGACCCACCCCGCCGGGCACCGGCCGTTGGCGCGGGTGAACTACCTGGGGCGGTTCGACGCCGTGTTCGCCCGCGTGCCCGGCGGTGTCCGGCTGGCCAAGCCGCCGACGATCGCCCCGCGGCTCGACGTCACGGCCGCCGTCACCCCGTCCGGCGAGCTGGAGGTCGAGTGGGCGCACGCGCCGGACGCGCACCCCACGCCGGTGGTGGCCCGGCTCGCCGAGGACGTGCTGACCGCGTTGCGGGAGATCTCCGCGCACTGCGCCGGACCGGGCGCGGGCGGCGTCACGCCGTCGGACTTCCCGCTGGCCGGGCTGACGCAGGAGGAGCTGGACCGGATCGCGGGCGACGGGCGGTCGGTCGAGGACGTGTACCCGCTCACCCCGGTGCAGGCCGGGATGCTGTTCCACAGCCTGTCCCAGCCGGGCGCGTACGTGGAGCAGCTGCACCTGACCCTGCCCGACGCGTCACCGGACGGGCTGGCCCGGGCGTGGCGGCGGGTGGTCGACGCGATCCCGGCGCTGCGCACCACCGTGGTGTGGGAGGGGGTGCGCTCGCCGGTCCAGGTGGTGTGGCGGTCGGTCGAGACGCCGATCGCCCGGCACGACTGGGCCGACGCCGACGAGGAGCGGTGGCGGCGGTTGGTGGCGGACGACCGCGCGGCGGGGTTCGACCTGTCGAAGTCGTTGACGCGGTTGACGTTCGTGCGCACCGGTGATCGGGCCGTCCGTCTGCTGTGGACCTTCCACCACCTGGTGCTGGACGGCTGGAGCGCGTTCCAGGTGCTGTCGGAGGTCTTGGGCGAGCCCCGGGCGCGGCGGCCGTTCCGCGACCACGTGGCGCGGGTGTTGAGCCAGGACCCGGGGGAGGAGCGGTGGCGTGCGGCGCTGTCGGGGTTCCGCGGGCCGACCGCGCTGCCCTACGACCGGCCACCGGACCGCGCGCACCTCTCGTGCTCCTCGGCGGTGTGCCGGGTCGAGGCGCCGGACGGCGTGCGCGCGTTCGCCCGGCGCAACCGGTTGACGTTGAGCACGGTGGTGCAGGGCGCGTGGGCGTTGCTGCTCGCCCGGCACGGCGGCACGCGGGACGTGTGCTTCGGCTTGGTGGTGTCGGGGCGGACGCCGGACCTGCCCGGCGCGGACACCGTGGTGGGGATGCTGGTCAACACCGTGCCGGTGCGGTTGCGGGTGCGGACCGAGGACGTGCCGGGCTGGCTGGCGGGCGTGCAGGCGCAAGGGCGCCCGGCCGAGCACGCCGCGTTGACCGACATCCGGCGGTGGGCGGGGCTGCCGGCCGGGACGCGCCTGTTCGACAGCGTCGTGGTGGTGGAGAACTACCCCGTGGACCAGGGCCTCGCCGCCGTGGACGTGCAGGCGGTGGAGAGCACGAACTACCCGCTGCACCTCGTGGTGCACGACGCCGAGCCGTTGGCGGTGCAGCTCGGCTACGACCCGGCCCTGTTCGACGCGGCGACCGCCGCGGGCCTGGTCGAGGAGTTCGTCGCGCTGCTGACCGGTCTGGCGGACACCACGCTGCCGCCGGCGGCCGACGACGAACCGCCCGCACGACCGCCGGCCGCCGCTCCGCCGCGCTTCGTGCCGCCCGCCACGCCGGGCGAGCGTGCCGTCGCGGAGGTGCTCGGCGAGGTGCTCGGGGTGCGGCGGGTCGGGCGGGCGGACGACTTCTTCGCGCTGGGCGGCGACTCCGTCCTCGCCATCCGGGTCGCCGCCCGCCTGCGGCCGATCTTCGGGCGGACCGTGCCGCCCCGGACCCTGTTCGACCACCCGACGGTCGGCGCGCTCGCCGCGACCCTCGGCGCGACCGCCGCCGAGGACGCCGAGACGCGGGACTACCAGCTGTGA